A region from the Benincasa hispida cultivar B227 chromosome 12, ASM972705v1, whole genome shotgun sequence genome encodes:
- the LOC120092652 gene encoding LOW QUALITY PROTEIN: formin-like protein 3 (The sequence of the model RefSeq protein was modified relative to this genomic sequence to represent the inferred CDS: inserted 1 base in 1 codon), with amino-acid sequence NKKNASSQFSPFPQFPPPQFPPSSAVSSATVRRLDDTTVPPPRRPHRQVLPNANRTLHLRPPPVVYPSPPPPSPPPPXCPPLLLPPPPKKKEPKTPNCLSTPPSPSFMYITGPPGDLYPIDQNYISAGRRSIAAAASAVVGLVLAGLLLV; translated from the exons aataaaaaaaatgcttcCTCTCAATTTTCTCCTTTTCCTCAATTTCCTCCTCCTCAATTTCCCCCTTCCTCCGCCGTTTCCTCCGCCACCGTCCGCCGCCTCGACGACACCACCGTCCCACCCCCCCGCCGACCCCACCGTCAAGTGCTCCCCAATGCGAACAGAACCCTCCATCTCCGCCCGCCGCCGGTGGTCTACCCCTCGCCCCCGCCGCCGTCTCCTCCGCCGC GATGTCCTCCCCTACTACTCCCCCCACCCCCCAAGAAGAAGGAGCCCAAGACCCCCAACTGCCTCTCAACCCCGCCCTCTCCGTCCTTCATGTACATAACCGGCCCTCCTGGCGACCTCTATCCTATCGACCAGAATTATATTTCCGCCGGCCGGAGATCCATCGCCGCCGCGGCCTCCGCCGTGGTTGGGCTTGTTCTAGCGGGGCTTCTGTTGGTTTAA